A genomic segment from Bryobacteraceae bacterium encodes:
- a CDS encoding HAD hydrolase family protein → MDIIVSDLDGTLLDHDTYSFAGALGALSVIRDAGAKLVLCSSKTRTEMEQWRQWIGSRDPFIVENGGAVIWDAGYFPGDATRLELGAPYADLRRALADSAKAARAVVRGFGDMTVQEVAERCGIPEYEAELAKQREYDEPFVVEKGSETKLEAQIIQRGLRCLRGGRFFHILGGNDKGAAVKKLLAMYAESGDPVHSLGLGDAPNDASMLKAATNAVVMPSPQAAALRKLVPRATMADAPGAVGWNRAVIEWLGRNGDFWERQR, encoded by the coding sequence GTGGACATCATCGTCTCCGACCTCGACGGTACCCTCCTCGACCACGACACGTACTCCTTCGCCGGCGCGCTCGGCGCTCTCTCCGTCATTCGCGATGCCGGCGCCAAACTCGTGCTCTGCTCGAGCAAGACCCGCACCGAGATGGAGCAGTGGCGCCAGTGGATCGGAAGCCGCGACCCCTTCATTGTGGAAAACGGCGGCGCCGTGATTTGGGACGCCGGCTACTTTCCCGGCGACGCCACCCGGCTCGAACTCGGCGCCCCGTACGCCGACCTCCGCCGCGCTCTCGCCGACTCCGCAAAGGCAGCCAGGGCCGTCGTCCGCGGCTTCGGCGACATGACCGTCCAGGAGGTCGCCGAACGATGCGGCATCCCCGAGTACGAAGCCGAACTCGCGAAACAGCGTGAATACGACGAGCCCTTCGTCGTCGAAAAAGGCAGCGAAACAAAGCTCGAAGCGCAGATCATCCAGCGCGGGCTTCGATGCCTCCGCGGCGGCCGTTTCTTCCACATCCTCGGTGGCAACGATAAGGGCGCGGCGGTGAAGAAGCTGCTTGCCATGTACGCCGAGTCCGGGGACCCCGTCCACAGTCTCGGCCTCGGCGACGCCCCCAACGACGCATCCATGCTCAAGGCCGCCACCAATGCCGTGGTGATGCCGTCGCCGCAAGCGGCTGCGCTCCGCAAGCTCGTGCCTCGCGCCACAATGGCCGACGCGCCTGGAGCCGTCGGCTGGAATCGCGCGGTCATCGAGTGGCTCGGCCGAAACGGCGACTTCTGGGAACGTCAGAGGTGA
- a CDS encoding cell wall biosynthesis glycosyltransferase: MPAEAAAAVARIGHADIVVGIPSYNNAGSIGHVVRAAHAGLLKYFPQFNGVIVNSDGGSKDGTREAALDSKIEDQHLLLLSTPLKAVHRLSFPYHGIPGKGSAFRMIFQMAADLGAKACVVVDSDLRSITPEWIDLLARPVLLGGFDFVAPYYHRHKFDGTITNSIIYPLTRALYGQRIRQPIGGDFGAGPALVKRYLERGDWESDVARFGIDIWMTTIAVAEGFRVCQSFLGAKLHDAKDPGSDLSAMFQQVLGSLFTLMEQYEPVWMTRRGSQAVDVFGFRFDVGLEPIAVNIERLLTNFRSGYDELAPDVWNHILQPRTLGETGRLARAAGEAGAAGSFHLDDELWTHIVYEFAAAFHHSRLGRGLLMRSFTPLYFGRVASFVIEARDMNAAQFERRMEELCKAFEQEKPYLSALWAPGGGPAEPVPPAAKTPETATLRAR; encoded by the coding sequence ATGCCCGCCGAAGCCGCCGCGGCGGTGGCCCGGATCGGCCACGCCGATATCGTGGTGGGGATTCCGAGCTACAACAACGCGGGCTCGATCGGCCACGTGGTGCGGGCGGCGCACGCCGGGCTGCTGAAATACTTCCCGCAGTTCAACGGCGTTATCGTCAACTCCGACGGGGGCTCCAAGGATGGAACCCGGGAGGCGGCGCTCGATTCGAAGATCGAAGACCAGCATCTGCTGCTGCTTTCGACGCCGCTGAAGGCGGTGCACCGTCTCTCGTTCCCCTACCACGGCATCCCCGGCAAGGGCAGCGCGTTCCGGATGATCTTCCAAATGGCGGCGGACCTAGGCGCCAAGGCGTGCGTGGTGGTGGATTCCGACCTTCGTTCGATTACGCCGGAATGGATCGATCTGCTGGCGCGCCCGGTGCTGCTCGGCGGGTTCGACTTCGTGGCGCCGTATTATCATCGACACAAGTTCGACGGGACGATCACCAACAGCATCATCTATCCGCTGACGCGGGCGCTCTACGGGCAGCGGATCCGGCAGCCGATCGGCGGGGACTTCGGGGCCGGTCCGGCGCTGGTGAAGCGGTATCTGGAGCGGGGCGACTGGGAGTCCGACGTGGCGCGCTTCGGGATCGATATCTGGATGACGACGATCGCGGTAGCCGAGGGGTTCCGCGTGTGCCAGAGCTTTCTCGGTGCGAAGCTGCACGACGCCAAGGATCCGGGCTCGGACCTGAGCGCGATGTTCCAGCAGGTGCTGGGGAGCCTGTTCACGCTGATGGAGCAGTACGAGCCGGTGTGGATGACGCGGCGCGGCAGCCAGGCGGTGGACGTTTTCGGTTTTCGATTCGACGTGGGGCTGGAGCCGATCGCGGTGAACATCGAGCGGCTGCTCACGAACTTCCGATCCGGCTACGACGAACTGGCTCCGGACGTGTGGAACCATATCCTACAGCCGCGGACGCTGGGGGAGACAGGGCGACTGGCGCGGGCGGCGGGCGAGGCGGGCGCGGCCGGTTCGTTTCATCTCGACGACGAGTTGTGGACCCACATCGTATACGAGTTCGCCGCCGCGTTTCATCATTCGCGGTTGGGCCGGGGGCTGCTGATGCGCTCGTTCACGCCGCTGTATTTCGGGCGAGTGGCGTCATTCGTGATCGAGGCGCGCGACATGAACGCGGCGCAGTTCGAGCGGCGAATGGAAGAACTGTGCAAGGCGTTCGAGCAAGAGAAGCCGTACCTATCGGCGCTCTGGGCGCCGGGCGGCGGGCCGGCAGAACCGGTTCCGCCGGCGGCGAAAACGCCTGAAACCGCAACCCTACGAGCGAGGTGA
- a CDS encoding cation:proton antiporter yields MAEGVLGIGLLIFLAHFFTALFQRTHIPDVLLLTLLGITLGPLTHIIKPEDLGRVGGVMSTMALVIILFESGISLKPVVFMKALRPTVKLTLSTFFVTAAAGYIVARYVLGTSSMVGLMTGCILAGTSAAVVIALVKSLKIVEPISTVLVMESALGDVLMIVLLIGLIQGAVSGEVHAGRIVGSVFASLLSAGLIGVLGGLAWLLVLNEVRQFPNTAFTTLAYVMILYGISDVLGFSGGISALAFGATLINYDLLPLTRFEIFQQRKLGRIDQTDVSFFNEILFLLKTFFFVYLGVSIRFEDWQLALYALAFTLSIYLARLLLVRFTIYQENASWLDLSMTTVMVPKGLVSAVLASMPVEQNLPGATLVREFTYMVVFISILLTAVLLPLMQRSPVRNFYYWFFEGRERVEPPAGEPQPEASGFSTPH; encoded by the coding sequence TTGGCAGAGGGCGTCCTCGGAATCGGCCTGCTGATTTTTCTGGCCCATTTCTTCACGGCATTATTTCAGCGAACCCACATCCCCGACGTGCTGCTGCTGACGCTGCTCGGGATCACACTCGGTCCGCTGACGCACATCATCAAGCCGGAGGACCTGGGCCGTGTGGGCGGCGTGATGAGCACGATGGCGCTGGTGATCATCCTGTTCGAGAGTGGGATTTCGCTGAAGCCGGTGGTGTTCATGAAGGCGCTGCGGCCGACGGTGAAACTGACGCTGTCGACGTTTTTCGTGACAGCGGCGGCGGGCTATATCGTGGCGCGGTACGTGTTGGGGACGTCGAGCATGGTGGGCCTGATGACGGGCTGCATCCTGGCGGGAACGTCGGCGGCGGTTGTGATCGCGCTGGTGAAGAGCCTGAAGATCGTGGAGCCGATCTCGACGGTGCTGGTGATGGAATCCGCGCTGGGCGACGTTTTGATGATCGTGCTGCTGATCGGCCTGATCCAGGGCGCGGTATCGGGCGAAGTGCATGCCGGGCGGATCGTGGGTTCGGTGTTCGCGTCGCTGCTGAGCGCGGGATTGATCGGGGTGCTGGGAGGGCTGGCGTGGCTGCTGGTGCTGAACGAGGTCCGGCAGTTTCCGAACACGGCGTTCACGACGCTTGCCTACGTGATGATCCTGTACGGGATTTCCGACGTGCTCGGCTTCAGCGGCGGCATTTCGGCGCTTGCATTCGGGGCGACGCTGATCAACTACGACTTGCTGCCGCTGACGCGATTCGAGATCTTCCAGCAACGGAAGCTCGGCCGAATCGACCAGACCGACGTTTCCTTCTTCAATGAGATTCTGTTTCTGCTGAAGACGTTCTTCTTCGTGTATCTCGGCGTCTCGATCCGGTTCGAGGACTGGCAACTGGCGCTGTACGCGCTGGCGTTCACGTTATCGATCTACCTGGCGCGGCTGCTGCTGGTGCGTTTCACGATCTACCAGGAGAACGCGAGCTGGCTGGACCTTTCGATGACCACGGTAATGGTGCCGAAGGGGTTGGTGTCGGCCGTGCTGGCGAGCATGCCGGTGGAGCAGAACCTGCCGGGCGCGACGCTGGTGCGCGAGTTCACCTATATGGTGGTGTTCATCAGCATTCTGCTGACGGCGGTGTTACTGCCGCTGATGCAGCGAAGCCCGGTGCGGAATTTTTACTATTGGTTTTTCGAGGGCCGGGAGCGGGTGGAGCCGCCGGCCGGCGAACCGCAGCCGGAGGCGAGCGGGTTTTCGACTCCGCACTGA
- a CDS encoding tetratricopeptide repeat protein: MDFPRLRSFLRQLGPRARLWSGGPGSTYALVTAAFLLLLSMAGSVTTRAHHMRDAFAEEHYAEGLRAERAGKRAEAEDRFRAALAVSRDHPPYRLALARVLLNQNRWAEAENHLKELAALDPTNGEINLLLARAHRSGRQFDSAVADYQRAIYGYWPPDKSDQRLLSRGEMVEMLAIRAETSPAADRPVLWRRLMPELMQWRDELPADSPSLREVARLFQEAAAPNEAVAVWERLRAANPKDASISVGLAKARFDAGDYVQALAAYRDALRLNRNLPSARDGSELTESIVNSDPAARRLSARERLARAIRLVESVAAEYDSCEETPELQQARQKLAEIRRRGTRDQTADEWIDLAETLWRRRGAACGSVPMHNAALPYVFRLLEKAG; this comes from the coding sequence GTGGATTTCCCTCGATTACGCAGCTTTCTGCGCCAGCTAGGGCCGCGCGCACGCTTGTGGTCCGGCGGCCCCGGGAGTACGTACGCTCTCGTCACTGCTGCGTTCCTGTTGCTGCTGTCCATGGCCGGTTCCGTCACCACGCGCGCCCACCACATGCGTGACGCTTTCGCCGAAGAGCACTACGCCGAAGGTCTCCGCGCCGAACGCGCCGGCAAGCGCGCCGAAGCGGAAGACCGGTTCCGCGCCGCCCTCGCCGTCTCCCGCGACCACCCGCCCTATCGCCTTGCCCTCGCCCGCGTCCTGCTCAATCAAAACCGCTGGGCCGAGGCCGAAAACCACCTCAAGGAACTCGCCGCCCTGGACCCCACCAACGGCGAGATCAACCTCCTCCTCGCCCGCGCTCACCGCTCCGGCCGCCAGTTCGACTCCGCCGTCGCCGACTACCAGCGCGCTATCTACGGCTACTGGCCCCCCGACAAATCGGACCAACGCCTGCTCTCGCGCGGAGAGATGGTCGAGATGCTCGCCATCCGCGCCGAGACGTCCCCCGCCGCCGACCGTCCCGTCCTGTGGCGCCGCTTGATGCCGGAATTGATGCAGTGGCGCGACGAACTGCCCGCCGATTCGCCCTCTTTGCGCGAGGTTGCCCGTCTGTTCCAGGAGGCCGCCGCTCCAAACGAAGCGGTCGCCGTCTGGGAACGCCTCCGCGCCGCCAATCCCAAGGACGCATCCATCTCCGTCGGCCTCGCCAAGGCAAGGTTCGACGCCGGCGACTACGTGCAGGCCTTGGCCGCCTATCGCGATGCGCTCCGCCTCAACAGGAACCTCCCGTCCGCCCGCGATGGCTCCGAACTCACTGAGTCCATCGTGAATTCCGATCCAGCCGCGCGGCGTCTCTCCGCCCGCGAGCGCCTGGCGCGCGCCATCCGGCTCGTCGAGAGCGTCGCCGCCGAATACGATTCCTGCGAAGAGACGCCGGAGCTCCAGCAGGCGCGTCAGAAACTCGCCGAAATCCGCCGCCGCGGCACGCGCGATCAAACCGCCGACGAATGGATTGACCTTGCCGAAACCCTCTGGCGCCGCCGCGGCGCCGCGTGCGGATCGGTTCCCATGCACAATGCCGCGCTCCCCTACGTCTTCCGGCTCCTGGAGAAGGCCGGATGA
- a CDS encoding chloride channel protein produces MIRKLVTMAQRVRLGEAQRFMLLSMLIGIFGGLVVVCFHGCIELMTWSILGVPAGENKIATVLGPGLGALIATMLAMKVFKGAQGSGVNRTKAALYISDGDIPFRTVVGKFVACTISLGSGNSLGPEDPALQMGSGVASALGRIFQLTKEQMRLIAPIGAAAGIAAAFNTPIMAVLFVIEEVIAAWNSAVLGSIVLSSVAAVVVSRSFLGDEPLFRVPDFAFRHTSELLVYAGIGFACGLLASLFVRNVVRIKQRFKELPHTLRLDAGKPLLAGVLVGLVGLMLPETLGVGYEAVDGAIHNRFPWHMLLVFGVAKLVATTICYTAGIPGGLFAPTLFIGAMVGGGIGGLAQQYWPLHTSPATGYVLVGMGAFFAGVFRAPMTSIFMVFEVSASYKAILPVMVANTIAYLTSRQLYRRAFFDQLAKLEGLELPSHEAQREQRTLRVEDAMSIEPDVELTPETTIAYAREVAGKTQGEWFLSHDSVREWRLIAKKDLAPDAVNRRVRLGELDGIEVPHIFPDQALHATLRRLGSAPILPVVSRENAAKLLGVMDLRRAMDAYGVDLDKVAADGHEPEPAPETSDPVQS; encoded by the coding sequence ATGATCCGCAAGCTGGTCACCATGGCCCAGCGCGTCCGCCTCGGCGAGGCGCAGCGATTCATGCTGCTGTCCATGCTGATCGGCATTTTCGGCGGCCTCGTCGTGGTTTGCTTCCACGGCTGCATTGAGCTCATGACCTGGAGCATCCTCGGCGTGCCGGCCGGGGAGAACAAGATCGCCACCGTCCTCGGCCCCGGCCTCGGCGCGCTCATCGCCACCATGCTCGCTATGAAGGTGTTCAAGGGCGCGCAGGGCAGCGGCGTCAACCGCACCAAGGCGGCTCTCTATATATCCGATGGCGACATCCCCTTCCGCACCGTCGTCGGCAAGTTCGTCGCCTGCACCATCTCCCTCGGCAGCGGCAACTCGCTCGGCCCCGAGGACCCCGCTCTCCAGATGGGCTCCGGCGTCGCCTCCGCGCTCGGGCGCATCTTCCAGCTCACCAAGGAGCAGATGCGCCTCATCGCCCCCATCGGCGCCGCCGCCGGAATCGCCGCCGCCTTCAACACTCCCATCATGGCGGTCCTGTTTGTCATTGAAGAGGTCATCGCCGCCTGGAACTCCGCCGTCCTCGGCTCCATCGTGCTTTCCTCGGTCGCCGCCGTCGTCGTGAGCCGTTCCTTCCTCGGCGACGAGCCCCTTTTCCGCGTCCCGGATTTCGCTTTTCGCCATACCTCGGAACTGCTCGTCTACGCCGGCATCGGATTCGCCTGCGGTCTGCTCGCCTCGTTGTTCGTGCGCAACGTCGTGCGCATCAAGCAGCGCTTCAAGGAATTGCCCCACACCCTCCGGCTCGACGCCGGGAAGCCGCTGCTCGCGGGCGTGCTCGTCGGGCTGGTTGGCCTGATGCTACCCGAAACCCTCGGCGTCGGATACGAAGCCGTTGACGGCGCCATTCACAACCGCTTCCCATGGCACATGCTGCTTGTGTTCGGCGTCGCCAAGCTGGTCGCCACCACCATCTGCTACACCGCCGGAATCCCCGGCGGGCTGTTCGCTCCCACGCTTTTCATCGGCGCCATGGTCGGCGGCGGCATCGGCGGTCTGGCCCAGCAATACTGGCCGCTGCACACAAGCCCCGCCACCGGATACGTGCTCGTCGGCATGGGCGCGTTCTTCGCCGGCGTATTTCGCGCGCCCATGACGTCGATCTTCATGGTCTTCGAAGTCAGCGCCAGCTACAAAGCCATCCTTCCAGTGATGGTCGCCAACACCATCGCCTATCTCACCTCGCGCCAGCTCTACCGCCGCGCGTTCTTCGATCAACTGGCCAAGCTCGAAGGCCTCGAACTGCCGTCGCACGAAGCGCAGCGCGAGCAGCGGACCCTCCGCGTCGAAGACGCCATGAGCATCGAGCCCGACGTGGAACTCACACCGGAAACCACCATCGCCTATGCCCGCGAGGTCGCCGGAAAGACGCAGGGCGAATGGTTCCTCTCGCACGACTCGGTGCGGGAATGGCGCTTGATCGCCAAGAAAGACCTCGCGCCGGATGCCGTCAACCGACGCGTCAGGCTCGGCGAACTCGATGGCATCGAGGTTCCGCATATCTTCCCGGATCAGGCCCTCCATGCCACGCTCCGCCGCCTCGGATCAGCCCCGATTCTTCCCGTGGTAAGCCGTGAGAACGCGGCCAAGCTGCTCGGCGTCATGGATCTCCGTCGTGCGATGGACGCCTATGGCGTCGACCTCGACAAGGTCGCCGCCGACGGCCACGAACCGGAGCCGGCCCCCGAGACCTCGGATCCGGTTCAATCCTGA
- a CDS encoding TIGR00300 family protein, translated as MPVSETVEAEGHLIDSHIMERIFDTVVEYNGRFEVERFHIGRTNAEPSQLRLRVETPDQSAMDRMVAQLIGLGCSPVDTGDAELMAVERDCCAPEDFYSTTNHRTLVRLNGAWVTVDPQRMDAMIVVTDGRAHCRRLRDLRSGDRVVVGMRGIRVIPESKERDRLHFAFMANGISSERQVETAVRETATLIRTTREQGVKVIVVAGPVVVHTGGQKPLSRLIRAGLVDAVLGGNALAVHDIESALLGTSLGVRQNDGRQEEHGHRNHMRAINAIYHAGGIRPAVESGKLKAGVMYECVKAGVPFVLAGSLRDDGPLPDTITDMNRAQDAYAEQLQGAGLVICLGSMLHSIATGNMLPSWVKIVCVDINPAVATKVSDRGTGQAVGVVTDVGLFLELLERRFAEDRA; from the coding sequence ATGCCTGTCAGCGAAACCGTAGAAGCCGAGGGTCACCTCATCGACTCTCACATCATGGAACGCATCTTCGACACCGTCGTCGAGTACAACGGACGCTTCGAAGTCGAACGTTTCCACATCGGCCGCACCAACGCCGAACCCTCCCAACTCCGCCTTCGCGTCGAAACGCCGGACCAGTCCGCCATGGACCGCATGGTCGCCCAACTCATCGGCCTCGGCTGCTCGCCCGTCGACACCGGCGACGCCGAACTCATGGCCGTTGAACGCGATTGCTGCGCCCCCGAGGATTTCTACTCCACCACCAACCACCGCACTCTCGTCCGGTTGAACGGAGCCTGGGTCACCGTCGACCCCCAGCGCATGGACGCCATGATCGTCGTAACTGATGGCCGCGCCCATTGCCGCCGCCTACGCGATCTCCGCTCCGGTGACCGCGTGGTTGTCGGAATGCGCGGTATCCGCGTCATCCCCGAATCGAAAGAACGCGATCGCCTCCACTTCGCCTTCATGGCCAACGGCATCTCCTCGGAGCGCCAGGTGGAAACCGCCGTCCGCGAAACCGCCACGCTCATCCGCACCACCCGCGAACAGGGTGTCAAGGTGATCGTCGTCGCCGGTCCCGTCGTCGTCCACACAGGCGGACAGAAACCCCTCTCGCGCCTCATCCGCGCCGGGCTCGTGGACGCTGTCCTCGGCGGCAACGCCCTCGCCGTGCACGACATCGAAAGCGCGCTCCTCGGTACATCCCTCGGTGTCCGCCAGAACGACGGCCGCCAGGAGGAACACGGCCACCGCAATCACATGCGCGCCATTAACGCCATCTATCATGCCGGCGGCATCCGCCCCGCCGTCGAGAGCGGAAAGCTCAAAGCCGGCGTCATGTACGAATGCGTGAAAGCCGGCGTCCCGTTCGTGCTCGCCGGAAGCCTTCGCGACGACGGGCCCCTCCCTGACACCATCACCGACATGAACCGCGCCCAGGACGCCTACGCCGAACAGTTGCAGGGCGCCGGACTCGTTATCTGCCTCGGCTCCATGCTCCACTCCATCGCCACCGGCAACATGCTCCCAAGCTGGGTGAAGATCGTCTGCGTCGATATCAACCCCGCCGTCGCCACCAAAGTCAGCGATCGCGGCACCGGACAGGCTGTAGGAGTCGTCACCGATGTCGGCCTGTTCCTGGAACTGCTCGAACGCCGCTTCGCCGAGGACCGCGCATGA
- the queF gene encoding preQ(1) synthase: MSRKRAYTETHARAGIDAKLPKIDCWENQYPGYEITISTPEFTSVCPKTGLPDHGALTLIYVPGKWCLELKSLKMYLLAYRSLGIFQENVVNRFLADVVKACQPVSATVVGEFTPRGGVYSKIKASYEQPNG, translated from the coding sequence ATGAGCCGCAAGCGCGCTTACACGGAAACCCACGCCCGCGCCGGCATTGATGCGAAGCTCCCCAAGATCGATTGCTGGGAAAATCAGTATCCCGGCTACGAAATCACGATTTCCACCCCCGAGTTCACCTCCGTCTGCCCCAAGACCGGACTTCCCGATCACGGCGCCCTCACCCTCATCTACGTTCCCGGCAAATGGTGCCTCGAGCTGAAATCGTTAAAAATGTATCTGCTCGCTTACCGCAGCCTCGGCATCTTTCAGGAAAACGTAGTGAACCGCTTCCTCGCCGACGTGGTCAAGGCCTGCCAACCCGTCTCGGCCACCGTCGTCGGCGAGTTCACCCCGCGCGGCGGCGTCTATTCGAAGATCAAGGCGAGCTATGAGCAACCCAACGGCTGA
- a CDS encoding class I SAM-dependent methyltransferase, with product MSNPTAEPVDELAAIVAQIRERVRERHAASAGGVSLPDLLPILHARDAAQGKVASIGRVNPRAGGVVNSLVQSLKRFVSRVLDWHVREQVEFNQATVSAIEAILYALEENNRLLAGMARSAERMRDIESHFGAWKGEWERRLAANETQFLRGLADLQASYHHRATLIEGGHREMIAGQHREFEAALAKSAAEIQQKLWADMERLRLEHRALIHDELRLLRQKPFRPESAASVVAPAAVSHDGWTFAEKFRGPVEYVKKNQRFYLERFRGRSNVLDLGCGRGEFLELLRDNDVPARGVDSDPTSVAHCQQNGLSVTEGDLFAFLENTPPGSLDGIFCCQVVEHLPRNRVFELVKLAHSRLQPGGVLAMETPNPESLAIFATHFYLDPTHQHPLPPALLAFYLTEAGFEVEVKRLQPAIESMPELAELPEAFREKFFGALDYAVLGASVS from the coding sequence ATGAGCAACCCAACGGCTGAGCCCGTCGACGAACTCGCCGCCATTGTCGCGCAGATCCGCGAACGCGTTCGCGAGCGCCACGCAGCATCCGCCGGCGGCGTTTCCCTGCCGGACCTGCTCCCCATCCTCCACGCGCGCGACGCCGCGCAAGGGAAGGTCGCCTCCATCGGCCGCGTCAATCCGCGCGCCGGCGGCGTCGTCAATAGCCTCGTCCAATCCCTGAAGCGCTTCGTCTCGCGCGTCCTCGATTGGCACGTCCGCGAGCAGGTGGAGTTCAACCAGGCCACGGTTTCGGCCATCGAAGCCATCCTCTACGCGCTCGAGGAAAACAACCGCCTCCTCGCCGGCATGGCTCGCTCTGCCGAACGCATGCGCGACATCGAGTCCCACTTTGGCGCTTGGAAAGGCGAATGGGAACGCAGGCTCGCCGCCAACGAAACCCAGTTCCTCCGCGGGCTCGCCGATCTGCAAGCCTCCTATCACCACCGCGCCACGCTGATCGAGGGCGGCCACCGCGAGATGATCGCCGGCCAGCACCGCGAGTTCGAAGCCGCGCTCGCCAAGAGCGCCGCCGAGATTCAACAGAAGCTCTGGGCCGACATGGAGCGCCTCCGGCTCGAGCACCGCGCCCTCATTCACGACGAACTCCGCCTGCTCCGCCAGAAGCCGTTCCGTCCGGAAAGCGCCGCCTCCGTGGTCGCCCCCGCCGCCGTTTCGCACGACGGTTGGACTTTCGCCGAAAAGTTCCGCGGCCCCGTCGAGTACGTCAAGAAGAACCAGCGGTTCTATCTCGAACGATTCCGCGGCCGCTCTAACGTACTCGACCTCGGCTGCGGACGCGGCGAGTTCCTCGAATTGCTCCGCGACAACGATGTCCCCGCCCGAGGCGTCGACAGCGACCCCACTTCCGTCGCCCACTGCCAGCAAAACGGCCTCTCCGTCACCGAGGGCGACCTCTTCGCCTTCCTCGAAAACACTCCCCCCGGCTCCCTTGACGGCATCTTCTGCTGCCAGGTTGTCGAGCACCTCCCGCGGAACCGCGTGTTCGAACTCGTCAAGCTCGCCCATTCGCGCCTCCAGCCCGGCGGCGTCCTCGCCATGGAAACACCCAACCCCGAGTCCCTCGCCATCTTCGCCACTCATTTCTACCTCGACCCCACGCACCAGCACCCGCTCCCGCCCGCCCTGCTCGCGTTCTACCTTACCGAAGCCGGTTTCGAAGTCGAAGTGAAGCGCCTCCAGCCGGCCATCGAGTCCATGCCCGAACTCGCCGAACTGCCCGAAGCCTTCCGCGAAAAGTTCTTCGGCGCGCTTGACTACGCGGTCCTCGGCGCTAGCGTCTCGTAG